Proteins from one Hydrogenivirga caldilitoris genomic window:
- a CDS encoding YceD family protein produces MITLDLKEIFERYEVFEGSYLITPESLSLPADVGEIRSPLRVSVRIERDKKGYNVELNIVGGVELECSRCLALFEKDLSQTTTKHIEAYPKEEHLSLLPEDLDVSFMEEPDIIVLEDLVREEILLNIPMKPLCRPDCPGVHHPTVIFEDEKTTHKDPRFAILKNLLTE; encoded by the coding sequence ATGAGGTTTTTGAAGGTAGTTATTTAATAACCCCAGAGTCTCTATCTTTGCCGGCTGACGTGGGGGAGATAAGATCACCTCTCAGGGTATCTGTAAGGATTGAGAGGGATAAGAAAGGATACAACGTTGAGCTTAATATAGTGGGTGGTGTTGAACTTGAATGTAGTAGATGCTTGGCTCTCTTTGAGAAAGACCTTTCTCAAACAACTACAAAGCATATAGAAGCCTATCCTAAGGAAGAGCATCTCTCCCTCTTACCTGAAGACCTTGACGTTTCCTTTATGGAAGAGCCTGACATAATAGTGCTTGAGGACTTGGTAAGAGAGGAAATTCTCTTAAATATACCTATGAAGCCCCTGTGCAGACCCGACTGTCCTGGAGTTCACCACCCTACGGTTATATTTGAGGATGAGAAGACGACCCATAAAGACCCCAGATTTGCTATACTAAAAAACCTGCTTACCGAATAG
- the rpmF gene encoding 50S ribosomal protein L32 produces the protein MAVPKAKTSKWRRNQRRAQNFFNKFRRSIPSLSECPNCGEKILPHRVCPYCGHYKGREVISVD, from the coding sequence ATGGCTGTCCCAAAGGCGAAAACGTCAAAGTGGAGAAGGAACCAGAGAAGGGCTCAAAACTTCTTTAACAAGTTTAGAAGGAGTATACCTTCCCTGAGTGAGTGCCCTAACTGTGGCGAGAAGATACTTCCCCACAGGGTGTGTCCATACTGCGGACACTACAAAGGCAGGGAAGTTATCAGCGTTGACTGA